The following are encoded in a window of Halorarum salinum genomic DNA:
- a CDS encoding heme ABC transporter ATP-binding protein — MIRASDVRVDLGGEPVLEGVSVAVGSGELVGLVGPNGAGKTTLLRALNGTLAPDSGTVEVDGADVAGLSSREVARRVATVPQDTSVSFEFTVEGAVEMGRTPYVSRFGRTTREDREAVREAMDRAQVAEFADRSVTTLSGGERQRMLFARALAQGTPALLLDEPTASLDINHQLRTFRLVEDAVEGGKAALAAIHDLNLAARFCDRLVLIAGGEVRARGTPEAVLGDDALAAAFGVETALNHDPAVDAPLVTALSEGE, encoded by the coding sequence GTGATCCGCGCGAGCGACGTCCGCGTCGACCTCGGCGGCGAACCGGTGCTGGAGGGCGTCTCCGTCGCGGTCGGCTCCGGCGAGCTGGTCGGGCTGGTCGGCCCGAACGGCGCGGGGAAGACGACGCTACTCCGGGCGCTCAACGGGACGCTCGCGCCCGATTCGGGGACCGTCGAGGTCGACGGCGCCGACGTCGCCGGGCTGTCGTCCCGCGAGGTCGCGCGGCGGGTCGCGACCGTCCCGCAGGACACCTCGGTCTCGTTCGAGTTCACCGTCGAGGGGGCCGTGGAGATGGGCCGGACGCCGTACGTCTCCCGGTTCGGCCGGACGACGAGGGAGGACCGGGAGGCGGTCCGCGAGGCGATGGATCGCGCGCAGGTCGCCGAGTTCGCCGACCGGTCGGTGACGACGCTCTCGGGCGGCGAGCGCCAGCGGATGCTGTTCGCCCGGGCGCTCGCGCAGGGAACGCCCGCGCTGCTGCTCGACGAACCGACCGCCAGCCTCGACATCAACCACCAGCTTCGCACCTTCCGGCTGGTCGAGGACGCCGTCGAGGGTGGGAAGGCCGCGCTCGCGGCCATCCACGACCTCAACCTCGCCGCGCGCTTCTGTGACAGGCTGGTGCTCATCGCGGGCGGTGAGGTCCGGGCGAGGGGGACGCCGGAGGCGGTGCTGGGCGACGACGCGCTCGCGGCGGCGTTCGGCGTCGAGACGGCGCTCAACCACGATCCGGCCGTCGACGCGCCGCTCGTCACCGCGCTCTCCGAAGGCGAGTGA
- the nirK gene encoding copper-containing nitrite reductase, translated as MSQPSVLRRRILQSTAAAGTFLTAGRLSTRGRASSRQQGDPPEELPPAEDPDVDRIAADPTDVPPPVDWNTPREHEITLRSEELVAEIEPGATFRYMTYEGRIPGPLIRVREGDTIDLTFEVPADLNRDAHNVDFHAVYGPGGGAADTTLAPGDAPARIRFRTVYPGIHIYHCAVPLMDYHVSSGMFGAILVEPADGLPAVDREFYLGQHELYTNGDPGVDGHHTFDFGGLGEEGPTYVVFNGEAYAFTDDGYGPLSAETDETVRVYFANGGPNLPCAWHAIGNVWSRLYRDGDLVSEPARYVETTPVAPGTTTAAEMELPVPGPITVVDHALTRPVRRGARGVIEVEGESDLGIYDPDP; from the coding sequence ATGTCACAACCATCGGTGCTCCGCCGGCGGATTCTACAGTCGACGGCCGCGGCTGGCACGTTCCTCACGGCAGGCCGTCTCTCGACCCGAGGGCGCGCGTCGTCGAGACAGCAGGGTGATCCACCGGAGGAACTCCCGCCGGCGGAGGACCCCGACGTCGATCGGATCGCCGCCGATCCGACGGACGTTCCGCCGCCGGTCGACTGGAACACGCCCCGCGAGCACGAGATCACACTGCGGTCCGAGGAACTGGTCGCCGAGATAGAACCCGGCGCCACGTTCCGGTACATGACCTACGAGGGACGGATTCCTGGGCCGTTGATTCGCGTCCGCGAGGGCGACACGATCGACCTCACGTTCGAGGTGCCTGCCGACCTGAACCGAGACGCTCACAACGTCGACTTCCACGCGGTGTATGGCCCCGGCGGCGGTGCGGCCGACACCACCCTCGCGCCGGGCGACGCTCCGGCCCGGATCCGCTTCAGGACTGTCTATCCCGGGATTCACATCTATCACTGCGCAGTCCCGCTGATGGATTACCACGTGAGTTCCGGCATGTTCGGCGCCATCCTCGTCGAACCCGCGGACGGGTTGCCCGCCGTCGACAGGGAGTTCTACCTCGGCCAGCACGAACTCTACACGAACGGGGACCCCGGTGTAGACGGTCACCACACCTTCGACTTCGGGGGGCTGGGGGAGGAGGGGCCGACGTACGTCGTCTTCAACGGCGAGGCGTACGCGTTCACCGACGACGGCTACGGTCCGCTGTCCGCCGAGACGGACGAGACCGTCCGCGTGTACTTCGCCAACGGCGGGCCGAACCTCCCGTGCGCCTGGCACGCGATCGGTAACGTCTGGAGTCGGCTGTACCGCGACGGCGACCTCGTCTCCGAACCGGCCCGGTACGTCGAGACGACGCCCGTCGCGCCGGGGACGACGACGGCCGCCGAGATGGAGTTACCCGTCCCCGGCCCGATCACCGTCGTCGATCACGCGCTCACGCGGCCGGTCCGGCGAGGGGCTCGGGGCGTGATCGAGGTCGAAGGCGAGTCCGACCTCGGCATCTACGACCCCGATCCGTGA